The Bradyrhizobium sp. LLZ17 genomic sequence CCAGTCGATAACCCTCCGTAACGGGCCGATTTGTTTACCCCGTTACCCCGGCGAGAAAGCCAATGGCACTGATAGAGGAAGCCGACCGAAGGTCCAAGGCGATGACGGTCGAAGCCGTCCGCAAGCTCAAGGCTACTGATGTCAGGCAAGAGGTCCCGATTAGGGACGGCTTGTATCTCGTCATTCAACCCAGCGGCGTGAAGTCGTGGGTCTATCGTGGCCGCGTCAGGGGCGAAACCAAAAAGATCACTTTGGGTCGATTCCCCGAAGTCGACTTGGTCCGCGCAAAAGAACGCGCAAACGACGCCAGAAAGGACGCTCACGCGGGCGTCATCTACAGGCCGCCTATTCCTGCCCCGGTCACTGAGGCCGCTCCAGAGGCCCCGGAAGGCCGCTCCGTGAGCGAAGTTTGGAAGCAATATCGGACGTTGCGGCTGGAGGTTGATTGTCGCCCGACGACCATTGCCGAGCATGCGCGCATCTTCGCAGCTCATATTGAGCCCGCGCTCGGTTCCCGCGACATCGGCACCATCACCAAGGCCGATCTCTTGCCGATAACCGACGCCGCGCTTACCCGGGGACTTGAGGCGCGCAACAAAACAGTTGCCGTAATGACTGGCTTTTTCGGGTGGGCTCACGAGAAGCGTGACCTGATCGCAAAATCACCAGTGCTAGGCATCGAGCAAATCAATGCGAGCAAGCGCAAAGACCGCAAAC encodes the following:
- a CDS encoding tyrosine-type recombinase/integrase, with protein sequence MALIEEADRRSKAMTVEAVRKLKATDVRQEVPIRDGLYLVIQPSGVKSWVYRGRVRGETKKITLGRFPEVDLVRAKERANDARKDAHAGVIYRPPIPAPVTEAAPEAPEGRSVSEVWKQYRTLRLEVDCRPTTIAEHARIFAAHIEPALGSRDIGTITKADLLPITDAALTRGLEARNKTVAVMTGFFGWAHEKRDLIAKSPVLGIEQINASKRKDRKPKRALTDAEIVEFWRSCGAIDADKLSSVPFGKMFQLLLLTGARRNEVAGLSRTEIEGNVWTLPAVRAKNGIELKIHLTRTALDVLKTIPRIKDCPYVFGPSGENCGFGFSKAKKRLDAELTKIKAPWKLHDLRRTFRTGLGRLGISEEIAERCINHPPGGLVRTYDQHKYEAEMAAAWRKWEKHVLTLSR